Proteins encoded in a region of the Ziziphus jujuba cultivar Dongzao chromosome 3, ASM3175591v1 genome:
- the LOC132803343 gene encoding enoyl-CoA delta isomerase 2, peroxisomal-like, whose amino-acid sequence MCTLEKRGNLFFLTLTGDDDHRLSPAVIDSLISSLSQVASQATRGSVLITTAQGNRFFSNGFDLAWAQSAGSKSVAADRLHQMVVSFKPVVGALLSLPMPTIAALPGHAAAGGFLFALCHDYILMRSDRGVLYMSEVDLGLPFPDYFTVAMRSKIGSVSARRDVMLGGMKIRGEEAVRMGIVDSAHDSVESTVETAVRLGEKLASRKWDGEVYAKIRKGLYPELCGVLGLAAKVITPKL is encoded by the coding sequence ATGTGCACCTTAGAGAAGCGTGGAAACCTCTTCTTCCTCACTCTCACCGGCGACGACGACCACCGTCTAAGTCCGGCCGTCATCGATTCCCtcatctcctctctctctcaggTCGCCTCCCAAGCCACCCGCGGTTCCGTCCTCATCACCACCGCACAGGGCAACAGGTTCTTCTCCAACGGCTTCGATCTCGCCTGGGCCCAATCCGCAGGCTCCAAATCAGTCGCTGCGGACCGTCTCCACCAGATGGTCGTCTCCTTCAAACCGGTTGTCGGagctcttctctctcttccgaTGCCAACCATCGCCGCCTTACCCGGCCACGCCGCTGCCGGAGGATTCCTCTTCGCTCTCTGCCACGATTACATCCTCATGAGGAGCGATAGAGGCGTGCTGTACATGAGCGAGGTGGACTTGGGGCTTCCGTTCCCGGATTACTTCACGGTGGCGATGAGGTCGAAGATCGGATCGGTGTCGGCTCGGAGGGACGTGATGCTGGGAGGGATGAAGATCAGGGGCGAGGAAGCTGTGAGGATGGGGATCGTGGATTCGGCGCACGATAGCGTGGAGAGCACGGTGGAGACTGCGGTGCGCCTGGGGGAGAAGTTGGCGTCGAGGAAGTGGGACGGTGAAGTGTACGCCAAGATTAGGAAGGGGTTGTACCCGGAGTTATGTGGCGTGCTTGGATTGGCTGCCAAAGTCATTACTCCGAAGCTTTGA